A window of the Acetobacteraceae bacterium genome harbors these coding sequences:
- a CDS encoding HAD-IIIC family phosphatase, with product MNEAIRLVIWDLDETFWQGTLSEGEISNHHGEIVRELNQRGIMNSICSKNDLEVTKKRLIELDLWDQFIFPSINWSPKGQRVADIVKKVQLRPESILFLDDNAMNLAEVKDALPPIQVRNETYIPQILTSEFFKGKPDPELKRLANYKIMEKKDSDFSSLEGNNIDFLRKSGITVEIDYHLEENLDRIIEIINRTNQLNFTKKRFSDEIEIARQQAKELIHGGLFEHTGLVRVRDNYGDYGFVGFFQQIQNSAEKNRLNHFCFSCRILSMHVETWLYRKFGSPELEIKGEVANNPLTDDAEIDWIHWYDPNSLENISKETKEMSSKPALMMIGGCSIDSIQHYVNNVTPSFDMFINTVRDNFIVRRDHSHIVRIAAEQNTKAQETLLKTGYKAEDFALSFKNVENALIVFAFWADISFKTYKLSGMDAFTPYAYIQTGHSDFQDIFEEAYLQNIGHEETIETFRFAKANLEPQGDITGTKFKENLEHILETIDPSNKVLFLLPALEVPDHHPEWGFLDRARLLSMCQIEVARKYSNVTCIDFGRFVLNQNEITDYDHFTRIVYQRCGFFVRETYNAHYEALKEETLKSAAVLFVKNEASKIAAWIAWHLSIGFNKIIIYDDSTDGTYEICESFSKFYPVECRHADSTLSPENLQKRYAYGEVAKTAADHYDWLSFLDINEAISLEKAPNINAFLKDFSAFNGLVVSKRHAKTAEEARSFFIRPKDFLEMQDSLNPFHLKEEKYANTLGQEISFENGLSHPPLLNEVCVAPFPFSASVGEDKWHTAYQNRTGLLFSKKRQIQSEEIVHFIQKECCKKFLQETHQVTLVEEKPETERATLYQPISHDQRFFTLKEENVIASQNVSPQNETILCVTYAQNPQKAYFFACFKELFSLKKIHFLEDERISESISFNLIKEGNQTAFQSPLSKVYMTSLPGGLIEVNRDALNPWELFTLKTVESNELFFLSDPENVTDEASFVSFLKDNDLSYGDFILAFSQLHKEAKGDILRQANGKLLSWIFS from the coding sequence ATGAATGAAGCTATTCGCCTTGTGATTTGGGACCTTGACGAAACCTTTTGGCAAGGAACCCTCTCCGAAGGAGAAATTTCAAACCATCATGGCGAGATTGTCCGTGAACTCAACCAGCGTGGCATCATGAATTCGATTTGTTCGAAGAATGATCTCGAAGTGACAAAAAAACGCCTGATAGAACTTGATCTTTGGGATCAATTTATTTTCCCCTCTATCAACTGGAGTCCTAAAGGCCAGCGCGTTGCCGATATTGTCAAAAAAGTCCAATTAAGGCCTGAAAGCATCTTATTTTTAGACGACAACGCTATGAATTTAGCCGAAGTTAAGGATGCTCTTCCCCCAATTCAAGTTCGGAACGAAACCTATATTCCTCAAATTCTTACCTCTGAATTTTTTAAGGGAAAACCAGATCCAGAACTAAAACGTCTCGCCAACTACAAAATCATGGAAAAGAAAGATTCTGACTTTTCTTCTCTTGAAGGCAATAATATCGATTTTCTGAGGAAAAGCGGCATCACGGTCGAAATTGATTATCATCTTGAAGAAAATCTTGACCGCATCATTGAAATTATCAACCGAACCAACCAGCTTAATTTTACCAAAAAGCGTTTTTCCGACGAAATAGAGATTGCCCGCCAGCAAGCCAAAGAACTTATTCATGGTGGGCTTTTTGAACATACAGGACTTGTTCGTGTTCGGGATAATTATGGTGATTATGGTTTTGTCGGCTTTTTTCAGCAAATCCAAAACTCGGCGGAAAAAAATAGACTAAATCATTTTTGCTTTTCCTGCCGTATTCTGAGCATGCATGTTGAGACTTGGCTCTACCGCAAATTCGGATCTCCAGAGCTTGAAATTAAAGGCGAAGTTGCCAACAACCCTCTCACTGATGATGCTGAAATTGATTGGATTCATTGGTATGATCCAAATAGCCTAGAAAACATTTCTAAAGAAACAAAAGAGATGTCTTCAAAGCCTGCCCTAATGATGATTGGTGGCTGTAGCATCGATTCAATCCAGCATTATGTCAATAATGTCACCCCCTCTTTTGACATGTTTATCAATACGGTTCGAGATAATTTTATTGTCCGAAGAGACCATTCCCATATCGTCAGAATTGCCGCAGAACAAAATACCAAAGCGCAGGAAACTCTGCTAAAAACAGGCTATAAAGCAGAAGATTTTGCGCTCTCTTTTAAAAATGTCGAAAACGCCCTGATTGTTTTTGCTTTTTGGGCCGATATTTCTTTTAAAACCTACAAGCTCAGTGGCATGGATGCTTTTACCCCGTACGCTTACATACAAACAGGGCATAGCGATTTCCAAGATATTTTTGAAGAGGCTTATCTTCAAAATATCGGTCATGAGGAAACCATCGAAACGTTCAGATTTGCAAAAGCCAATCTTGAACCTCAAGGAGATATTACAGGGACAAAATTCAAAGAAAATCTTGAACATATTCTCGAAACCATAGATCCAAGTAACAAAGTCCTCTTTCTGCTTCCTGCTTTAGAGGTGCCAGACCATCATCCTGAATGGGGATTTCTGGACAGAGCACGCCTGCTCTCGATGTGCCAAATTGAAGTCGCCCGTAAATATTCTAACGTCACCTGCATTGATTTCGGGCGCTTTGTCCTCAATCAAAATGAGATCACAGACTATGACCATTTTACACGCATTGTGTATCAACGATGCGGTTTCTTCGTTAGAGAAACCTATAATGCGCATTATGAAGCCCTCAAAGAAGAGACCCTAAAATCAGCCGCCGTCCTTTTTGTCAAAAATGAGGCCTCAAAAATTGCGGCATGGATTGCTTGGCATTTATCTATCGGGTTTAACAAAATTATCATTTATGATGACTCAACCGATGGCACTTATGAGATCTGCGAAAGTTTTTCAAAATTCTATCCTGTGGAATGCCGTCATGCTGATTCAACGCTTTCGCCTGAAAATCTTCAAAAACGCTATGCTTATGGAGAAGTCGCCAAAACGGCAGCCGATCATTACGATTGGCTTTCTTTTCTAGACATCAACGAAGCCATCTCTCTTGAAAAAGCGCCAAATATAAACGCTTTTCTCAAAGACTTTTCTGCCTTTAATGGTCTTGTTGTCAGCAAACGCCATGCTAAAACGGCAGAAGAGGCTAGGAGCTTTTTTATTCGGCCAAAAGATTTCCTCGAAATGCAGGATTCTTTGAATCCTTTCCATTTAAAAGAAGAAAAATATGCCAATACGCTGGGGCAGGAAATTTCTTTTGAAAATGGCCTCTCGCATCCGCCTCTTTTAAACGAAGTCTGTGTTGCACCTTTCCCCTTCTCTGCTTCTGTGGGGGAGGACAAGTGGCACACTGCCTATCAAAATAGAACGGGACTGCTATTTTCAAAAAAACGCCAGATTCAATCTGAAGAGATTGTGCATTTCATTCAAAAAGAATGCTGTAAAAAATTCCTTCAAGAAACGCATCAAGTCACACTGGTAGAGGAAAAGCCTGAGACAGAACGGGCAACCCTCTATCAGCCTATCAGCCATGACCAGCGTTTTTTCACTCTCAAAGAAGAAAATGTCATTGCCTCACAGAATGTCTCCCCTCAAAATGAGACAATTCTCTGCGTCACTTACGCTCAAAATCCTCAAAAAGCCTATTTCTTTGCATGTTTCAAAGAACTCTTTTCTCTGAAAAAAATCCATTTTTTAGAAGATGAAAGAATCTCCGAAAGCATCTCGTTCAATCTCATCAAAGAAGGCAATCAAACCGCTTTCCAATCTCCGCTTTCAAAGGTCTATATGACCTCTCTTCCAGGTGGCCTCATCGAAGTCAATCGAGATGCACTTAATCCGTGGGAGTTATTTACGTTAAAAACAGTCGAGAGTAACGAACTCTTTTTCCTTTCCGATCCTGAAAACGTGACGGACGAAGCAAGTTTTGTGTCTTTTCTAAAAGACAATGACCTTTCTTACGGGGACTTTATTCTCGCCTTTTCGCAACTTCATAAAGAAGCCAAAGGAGATATTCTGCGGCAAGCGAATGGGAAACTGCTCTCTTGGATCTTTTCTTAA